The stretch of DNA CATGAACTCAGTTTTGGTACGATTGGCGTCTTCGGCTGTTGTCTTGGCCTGAATCAAGGCCGTCGCCATGTCCGTAACCCGGAGGCGCAAACGATTCACCTCCGCGGGTGCGCCCAAATCATCCCTGGCAATGATCCGTCCTTCGCCGAGGGTCTGCGCATCCTCTTCAAGACGCTGGATCGGCGCCGAAATTGATCGGGCAAGAACGCTTGCAAGCAAAAAGGCGCCGAGAATCATACCCCCTGCCAGAAGCGATTCCTGAATCAGCAGCTTGCGCAAGGGCTGAAAAGCGATGCGCTCCGGCCGCGCTGCTCCCACCACCCAATCAAGCCCCGCGATGGGCACGCGGGCCGCAATCCACTGATCCTCTTCGCCGTTGCCGGTCAATAGACCGACCTGCTCCTGTCTGGTTTGAAGGACCCGCCGCAACAGCGCATCGTCTGCGCGGCGCTGCGCCCTCTGTTCCCACGTCAGGGAGGAATCGGGGTTGGCATGCACCAGGGTGCCCTGACGATCAAAAATTTCCATCTTGCCCGATCCGGTCCGCGCCGGAATCAGCTTGAGCCCTTGGAGGTTTTCCACCCCCAGTTCCGCAACGATGACGCACAACAGACTTCCATTTTCGTTACGCACGCCCATGGCGATGGCGAAGGTTGAAGCTTGGTGCGGGTCGTTGCTGGAATACAAATCGCTGAGAATCCAGGTTCTCCCCCCATGGATTTCCTTGAAATAGGGATGAAAGGCCAGATTGGTTCGAATCAGGCTCGGCAAACTTGAGGCGAGGACCGTTCCATCGGGAGAAAGCATGCTCAGATCTCGGACGACCTCCAGCTTTGATGCGGCATCCGTGAGCAGTTTCGTCGCCTTGGCCGGCGTGTAAGGAGAAAAAGTCAGAATCGCCTGCCCAACGGTTATGAGTTGTTGCTGTATTCCTTGGACAAATGTTGCGAAAACATCGGCGACATCCTTGGCGGCTTCTACTTCGGTCTGCAACTCGATCCTGCGTAAAGACCGATAATGCTGGTAGTTCGTCCACCCCAGCAGCAGCGCCATGGGCAGCATCACCAAGGCAATGAGTAAATACAGACGTGCCTGAATTCCTCCAGGCCAGATCCTGAAGATTCCGAGATCCCGAAGAAACGAAATGTTGCTGGGTATGCGCATCGAAATTCCCTTGTCGGACATGGAGCCCACAAATCATCAAAAACGATGGATGCCGGTCTCTTTTCTCGGAAGCATGTCTCATTTCCGAGGATGTCTTGCGACCTGACAGGGATCAGACGGCGGCGGGCGCGGCAGGCTGGGATCTGGATAGGCAGCCACCCAAAAAGGGCGGCTTGATGTTGAAGTCTGAATGATCTTGATCAGGCTGGGTGGAGAAATATCCTCCGTGGCGGGAATCAGAAGAGAGGGTATGGAGAAAAATCCCCAGGCAACAGAAGGTTCCGCCAATGACTCGGGCAAGCAGGCTGAAACCAGGTATGTTTCCGTCGTCTCGCAACCCTGTTGACTTGCGTGAGCCTGATCAACGGACGCCAATAAAAAAACGGCGAACAGAATCCACGCCAACCGCAAGAGATGGCGTGACGCCATGCACCGCACCACAGATAGGCTACGCATAGAGGTTTCTCTGCTCGTTGATGACTCAACAGGAGCGTCGATCCATCCTTCGAACCTGTCTTTAAAAGCATACGCCAGAAATTTCGCGAAGTCCAACGGCCGAAACGCGCTTCCCTCCCACAAGCACGACGCTTTCCGCCCGTTGGAAACAAATGGTGATAAAATGTCACCGCGAAGGCCGGGGGCGTCATGGCGATGGAAACTACCGTTCCCAAAAGTTTGCGCATAGGCTGGGTGGCCGGACTGGTATTGCTGCTGGGCGTCATCACCCTGGTCATGGGTCGCGCCGAGGAGCAAAAATTTATCGATCTGTTCCGTCGCTCCGCACCCCAGTGGCTTGTGGCGGCAGCCCTCCTGCAAAGCCTGACCTATGTCTGCGCGGCGGCCTCCTGGCAGCAAAGCCTCCGGCGCCTGGGTCAGTTCCGCTCCTTGTCCAGCCTGATCCCCTTGGGGTTGGCCAAGCTCTTTACCGATCAGGCGGTGCCGTCGGCCGGATTGAGCGGTACGATCCTTCTGATCCATTCCCTAGAACGCCGCCATATCTCCAGGGAGGGAGCTTTAGGCACGGTGCTGATCGAACTGGTCGCCTACTATGCTTCGTATATTCTATGCGTCGCGGCGGCCCTGCTGGTTCTTTGGCTCCATGGCGACCTGAGCCGGTCCCTGCTGATTCCTGCCACCGCCCTGACCCTGCTGGCCTTGGGCGTGCCCTGGCTGCTGTTCTGGCTGCGCCGCCACCCGGGCTTTTTCCTGACCGATCGTTTACGGCACCTGCCCTGGTTCAAGTCGAGTCTCGAAACCCTGGAAGCCGTTCCGGCGGCTGTGCTGCGATCGCCAACCCTCATGGCGCGGGTCATTGCCTTGCATGCCATGATTTTTGTGTTGGATGCCCTCACCCTGCTGGTCATGCTGCGTGCCGTCGGCACCCACCTGCCGTTTGCCCAAGTCTTCGCCTGTTTCATCATGGCTTCGGTCGTCGCCACCCTGCTGATCATGCCCGGTGGCCTGGGCACCTTTGAAGGCACCTGCGTCGCCATGCTTCATGTGTTCGGCGTGCCCCTGGAGGTCGGGCTGGCGGCGACGCTGCTGCTGCGAGGTTTCACCTTCTGGCTGCCCATGCTGCCGGGTCTGTGGCTGGCGAGAAGAGAGATGATCTGAACGCAAACCCCGGGGAGGACGCCATGGATACACAGGCCTCTCGTTTTTGCTCCCTGCCCGTCGAGGAGTTGCTGAAGAGGCTCGGCACCGGCTCCAGCGGATTGACCCAAGAGCAAGCGGCTGAGCGACAAGGGCCGATGCTAAAAAGAAGGCACTTTGGTTTGCGCCCTGGACGCGACCTTGGCCTGTTTCTCGCCCAATTCAAAAGTCCCATCATCCTCATTCTGCTCTTTGCCGCCGGACTTTCCCTGTTTCTGCACGACACCATTGACGCGCTGA from Geoalkalibacter sp. encodes:
- a CDS encoding sensor histidine kinase — protein: MRIPSNISFLRDLGIFRIWPGGIQARLYLLIALVMLPMALLLGWTNYQHYRSLRRIELQTEVEAAKDVADVFATFVQGIQQQLITVGQAILTFSPYTPAKATKLLTDAASKLEVVRDLSMLSPDGTVLASSLPSLIRTNLAFHPYFKEIHGGRTWILSDLYSSNDPHQASTFAIAMGVRNENGSLLCVIVAELGVENLQGLKLIPARTGSGKMEIFDRQGTLVHANPDSSLTWEQRAQRRADDALLRRVLQTRQEQVGLLTGNGEEDQWIAARVPIAGLDWVVGAARPERIAFQPLRKLLIQESLLAGGMILGAFLLASVLARSISAPIQRLEEDAQTLGEGRIIARDDLGAPAEVNRLRLRVTDMATALIQAKTTAEDANRTKTEFMANMSHELRTPMTVIMGSVEYLQHIETETTKRELLGFVYDAGQRLLAIIDDLLDFSRIEAGRLKIVDVEFDLAECVRSAVEMFAKRAEEKGLRLTWAVHPLLPSRIKGDPHRLGQVLVNLVGNAVKFTEHGEVSVRVKKHADHLLFVVRDTGIGIAASHVDLIFQPFTQVDGSMTRRYEGTGLGLAICKDLVEMMGGTIQVTSREGQESVFSFSLPLRPATGKASGD
- a CDS encoding lysylphosphatidylglycerol synthase transmembrane domain-containing protein, with protein sequence MAMETTVPKSLRIGWVAGLVLLLGVITLVMGRAEEQKFIDLFRRSAPQWLVAAALLQSLTYVCAAASWQQSLRRLGQFRSLSSLIPLGLAKLFTDQAVPSAGLSGTILLIHSLERRHISREGALGTVLIELVAYYASYILCVAAALLVLWLHGDLSRSLLIPATALTLLALGVPWLLFWLRRHPGFFLTDRLRHLPWFKSSLETLEAVPAAVLRSPTLMARVIALHAMIFVLDALTLLVMLRAVGTHLPFAQVFACFIMASVVATLLIMPGGLGTFEGTCVAMLHVFGVPLEVGLAATLLLRGFTFWLPMLPGLWLARREMI